TGCGCGCGCTGGAGGACGATCCCAGCCCGCTCAACCAGATCCGCGCGAGCGTGACGTACAACCACGTGATCGAAGGCAGCCTCGCGCTCACCGGGTACTACTCGTGGCAGCTGATCTGCACGCAGAACCAGATCCTGCCGGGAATGCAGGAATTGGTGCGCCACATCGGCGACGACGAACGCCGCCACATGGCGTGGGGCACCTTTACTTGCCGCAGGCACGTGGCCGCGGACGACGCGATGTGGGACGCGGTGCAGGAACGCATGGGCGAACTGCTGCCGCACGCGCTCGGGATGATCCAGTGGGTGCAGGACCAGTTCGAGGAAGTCCCGTTCGACAACGATCCGGAAGAGTTGCTCCAGTACGCCGCTGACCGTGCCCAGCGCCGCCTCGGGGCGATCGAATCCGCACGAGGCACGCCGGTCGAGCAGATCGACCTCGACTACTCGCCTGAGCAGCTTGAGGAAACGTTCGGAGAGGAAGACGAAAAGGCGCTCGCCGAAGCCGCCGCAGCCGCCTCCGCCTGACCTCCTCGTGAGTGTTTATGCCGGTTAGAACCGGCATAAACACTCACGAGGTTCACGCGTGCTTCTGCGCCGCCGCCTGCTCCAGCCCCAGCAAAGTCACCGACTGCTGCCGCATCTCCACCTTGCGCACCTTCCCCGTCACCGTCATCGGGAATTCCTCGACCACGTGGATGTAGCGCGGGATCTTGTAATGCGCCAGCTTCCCCTGGCAGAACTCGCGCACCGACTCGACGGTCAGCGGTTCCGCGCCCTCGCGCATCCGGATCCAGGCCATCAATTCCTCGCCGTACTTGACGTCCGGCACGCCGATCACCTGCGCGTCCAGCACGTCGGGATGCGTGTAGAGGAATTCCTCGATCTCGCGCGGGTAGATGTTCTCGCCGCCGCGGATCACCATGTCCTTGATCCGGCCGGTGATGTTGAGGTAGCCCTCGTCGTCCATGATCGCCAG
The nucleotide sequence above comes from Amycolatopsis sp. AA4. Encoded proteins:
- a CDS encoding R2-like ligand-binding oxidase, with the protein product MTETLPELRSGFSSLRKGGLNWDSFPLRLFVKGNKKFWNPADLDFSKEREGWDSLTPEQQRSTTYLVAQFIAGEEAVTEDIQPFMRAMSATGRFGDEMYLTQFCFEEAKHVEVFRRWMDAVGLDDDLHSYVAENPHYRKLFYEELPQSLRALEDDPSPLNQIRASVTYNHVIEGSLALTGYYSWQLICTQNQILPGMQELVRHIGDDERRHMAWGTFTCRRHVAADDAMWDAVQERMGELLPHALGMIQWVQDQFEEVPFDNDPEELLQYAADRAQRRLGAIESARGTPVEQIDLDYSPEQLEETFGEEDEKALAEAAAAASA